The nucleotide sequence TGCCCGATTCGTTTGCAGCCGTTCCGCCACAGACAGGACTTCTCTGTGAAAAGCTTGACCGATGACCCGGGTCCGACTAATCAAGGGACCCATGACAGATCAGGCCCTAAGAAGACAAATTAATATCACCAAAGACCTTCCCAACCAGAATGCCTACACCCTGGCGTTGAACGGCGAATACGCACATGTGGCTTTCGATGAGCTGCGTGCTCCGCTGAACAAAGGCAAATGGCGTTCTGACGTTTTCAAAGCTGATCCGGCTTTGCCAATGGACGTGGAAGTGGGCACCGGGAACGGGACTTATTTTGCACATCACGCAAAAACCCATTCCGACCGTCTGCTGGTGGGCCTGGAACTGAAATACAAACCTTTGATTCAGTCCATCCGTCGCGCCATGAATGCGGGCTGCAAAAATGCGGCGATCACGCGTTTTCATGCGTTCAACATTGATCATCTTTTTGCGGAAGGCGAGATCGACAACGTCTATATCCATTTCCCGGATCCATGGACGTCGCCGAAGAAACCGAAAAATCGTTTCGTCTGCAAAGACAATCTGGAATTGCTGTTCCGTCTGCAAAAGCCGGGTTCATTCATCAATTTCAAAACGGATTCTTTGGTGTACTTCCTGTGGGCGATGGATGAAATCCGTCAGTCTCCGTACAAGATCATTTTTGAAACTCAGGATCTGCATAATTCCGAAATGAAAGATCAAAACTTCGAAACGGCTTTTGAGAAAATCTTCCTGCGTGAAGGCATCAAAATCAATTTCGTCCGTTTGCAAAAGGCCTAAGGTTCTAGGTCCAGCGTTAAAACGCAAAATTCAAAATTAGTCCCGAACTCGGGATACAATGGGCCCATAGAAGGAGATTTCTATGGGTTCTTTATTAAAGGCTACTCTGGCACTCCTTGCTTTGATTCTGCTGCTGGGCTTTGAACAGGCCGGTGCGGCTGTCACGCGCGAAACTGACTTTGTGGCTCCGGCAGAGCCGACCACGGTTTTGCGCAGCTCAGTGATTCCTTGTTATGGACGAAATCAATCGGGCATTGGGCGAAAAACCAATATGTCACGCGTTGAAGGGGAGCGCTGCGCGGTTCCGCAGCCGGTAGAAGCCCGTCGTCTGGATCGTCCCGATCATGAATCTGATGATCCTGGCAGGGACTTTCAAAAGCGGGCTCTTTGAAAGTTGCACTAGCGAACGCCATCCTTGTCATAAGGGATAACAGCAACGTCGATGACGCCATTGTTATTAACTTCGCCAGTTGTAAGGATACCGTCACCTGCAACGATCGCTATTGTTTTGAATTGCAAATAGTCATCATCTACCACGTAGCCGTTGTTGCCAAAAGTGGTGTCCAGAGTTCCGGCTGGAGTCAGGCGGGCGATAAAGGCTTTTCTATAGTTTTCCGTTCCCGTCAGAAGCCATCTTCCTTGAGAATCGCAGACGGCTGAAGTCAGCATGTTTGCTGGTGCCGTCGGTATAGCCAGGATGCCGCCCGTGCCCCAAGTCGCATCCGGAACTCCATCTTGGTCCATTTTCAGAATGAACTTTTCTTCAGAATCATAGTTTGCATAAAACAGGGAAACATTTTGATCGCTGTCGAAGTGAAGCGACATGTATTCGTTTTCCATGTTGATACTTTGCATGGTGTACCCGACAGAGTTAAACGTCAGATCAAGCGATCCGTCAGGCAGAAACCGGATGACATAGGCATCATCATAGCTGTTGCCCGCAACCATCAAGCGGCCGTTCCTGAAGGTGGCGTCCAAAGGCCAGACTTCAAGTGTGGTCACAAGCTGCCCGGAACTGCCAAAGCTTGTAGCAAGGACGCCGGCCGGATTGTATTTGGAGATCATCATTTTCTCCGAGTTAGCCCCTTCCCAAAGCTTGTTCAGGACGTACAGATTTCCATTTGCATCGGCGGCAGTAATTCCCATCGACATGGCTTCAGGGTTGGGAAGTGAGATGATGCCCGTTCCATTAAATGAAGTGTCCAGAGCGCCCGCAGCGGTGATTTTTAAAATTTTTTGAGTCGTTATCTGGGTGGCCTCGTTGCCGATATCCACTGACAGAAAGTAGCCTCCAGCAGGATTTTCAGCCAGGAACATGTATTCAATATATTCGAAGTTGTCGGCGTAAAAAGTAAAGTGCCCCTGAATTCCGAAGTTGGTGTCGAGTGCGTAATTGTGCTCTTTGGATAAAAACACGGCCCTTCCTTCAAGCATCGTCCCGGCCACCAGGAGATTTTCGCCCTGTATTAAGGATCGCTTCACCTGTTCATTTGAAGAAATCAAAAAATGCGGTCTGAGCACTCCGGCAGTGCCAAAAGAGTTATCAAGACTGCCGTTACTTTCCAGTTTGGTCACGTAGTAACCGCGAGGGCTGTCCGGACTGATGGAGA is from Bdellovibrio bacteriovorus str. Tiberius and encodes:
- the trmB gene encoding tRNA (guanosine(46)-N7)-methyltransferase TrmB, whose product is MTDQALRRQINITKDLPNQNAYTLALNGEYAHVAFDELRAPLNKGKWRSDVFKADPALPMDVEVGTGNGTYFAHHAKTHSDRLLVGLELKYKPLIQSIRRAMNAGCKNAAITRFHAFNIDHLFAEGEIDNVYIHFPDPWTSPKKPKNRFVCKDNLELLFRLQKPGSFINFKTDSLVYFLWAMDEIRQSPYKIIFETQDLHNSEMKDQNFETAFEKIFLREGIKINFVRLQKA